The following nucleotide sequence is from Lacinutrix sp. Hel_I_90.
CTTTTTTAAAAAGCATAACATGTATAAAGTAGAAATGCAACCTAATATGATTTTTGAGCTTCCTGAATCTTGGAATAGTGTAGATGATTATACTTCAAGTCTTAAAAAGAAATATAGAGATCGCTATAAAACAGCTCGAAAAAAAGGATTAAACATTATTAAAAAAGAATTAACACTGGCTGAAATAAAAAGCAAGGAAACAGAATTATTTCAACTTTATAAAACCGTCTCAGATAATGCAGGGGTCAATTCTTTTGTATTATGTGACCATCATTTTAGTCGATTAAAGCAAGAATTAGAAAACCAGTTTAAAATATTCGCTTATTTTTTAGAGGACATACTCGTTGGTTTTTATACCCTCATTTTAAATAATAATAGATTAGAGACTTACTTTTTAGGCTATAATAAAGCATTACAATATAAACACCAATTGTATTTAAACATGCTTTACGATATGGCTTCGTTTGCTATAGAAAATAAATACAGTGCCATAATATATGCAAGAACCGCAATGGAAATTAAAAGTTCTGTGGGTGCCAAACCGAGAACCATGTACATTTACATGAAACACACAAATAATTTGGTTGCAAATACACTATTGAAGTTTATTGTGAAATACCTAAATCCGATAACCGTTTGGCAAGAACGGCATCCCTTTAATTAAATTTAGTAAAAGATTAGCATTATATTTTTGAGGTTCTTTTTAAGTTTAAATATCTTTAGTTAAATTTAAATAGGTGAAATCATGAAAAAAGAACAACAAGATATTCTCACGGAAATTTCTACCCTAAGCAGAACGATAGAAGAAAACTACCCAGAACTACAAAAATACCTACAAGAAACTCGCGAAACGCTTCCCCAGGGATCTGTAGAAGAAGGCATAGATATAGAGTCTTTAAAAGACCATAGAGATAGTTTGAAGTCGCTTATCGAAAAATATAAAGAGAAGATTAAATAGAGAAACACCAGTGTATAAAAAAACCTCAAGGATTGTACTTGAGGTTTTTTTTTATATTTGGTGTTACAATTACTCTTTTTTCTTTTTTTCAGCATTTTTCATAGCCTCACCAATTTGGTTACTTGCCGTAAAACTTGCGACCATGTCATTTAACATCTGACTTCCTGCTTGTGGCGAATTAGGCATTAAAATTAAATTACTATTGGTATGTTGTCCAATCGCTTGTAATGTATCATAATGTTGTGTTACTACGATTAAAGCAGATGCTTCTTGACTGTTAATACCCACTTTATTTAAAACCTCTACAGACTCCTCTAGTCCTCGTGCAATTTCACGCCTTTGATCAGCAATTCCTTGACCTTGTAAACGTTTACTTTCTGCTTCAGCTTTTGCTTTTTCTACAATTAAAATACGTTGTGCATCACCCTCATATTGTGCCGCAGTTTTTTCGCGATCGGCAGCATTAATTCGGTTCATTGCTTCTTTAACTTGAGCGTCAGGATCTATGTCTGTAACTAGGGTTTTGATAATATCGTAACCGTAATCTAACATGGCTTCGTTAAGTTCAGATTTCACTGCAATGGCAATATCGTCTTTCTTTAAAAAAACATCATCTAAAATCATTTTTGGTACTTCGGCGCGCACAACATCAAAAACATAACTTGTAATTTGATCATGTGGATAATCTAACTTATAAAAAGCATCTTCAACCTTATCTCTTATTACTTTATATTGGACAGAAACTTTTAAGCGTACAAACACATCATCTTTAGTCTTTGTTTCAATAATCACATCTAATTGCTGAATTTTTAAGCTCAAACGACCAGCAATTTTATCAACTAAAG
It contains:
- a CDS encoding SPFH domain-containing protein, which codes for MLYLIPIVFLGLIILLSAFFTVKQQTAAIVERFGKFQAIRQSGLQFKIPLVDKIAGRLSLKIQQLDVIIETKTKDDVFVRLKVSVQYKVIRDKVEDAFYKLDYPHDQITSYVFDVVRAEVPKMILDDVFLKKDDIAIAVKSELNEAMLDYGYDIIKTLVTDIDPDAQVKEAMNRINAADREKTAAQYEGDAQRILIVEKAKAEAESKRLQGQGIADQRREIARGLEESVEVLNKVGINSQEASALIVVTQHYDTLQAIGQHTNSNLILMPNSPQAGSQMLNDMVASFTASNQIGEAMKNAEKKKKE
- a CDS encoding GNAT family N-acetyltransferase gives rise to the protein MPLIHYKLYDTVNNLPDSWDRLQAHDLFLKTNFLKGLEYSCPDNITPFYVGIFKAEALVGIAIIQRVEMYFDDIFRDTSDKYLYRKAKQIVAKIVRGNALIIGNLMHTGQHGLYCNTQVITFETYLNTLDSAICKIKAEIKDKQGKKIRIIAFKDYFEDDVMHQNRAFFKKHNMYKVEMQPNMIFELPESWNSVDDYTSSLKKKYRDRYKTARKKGLNIIKKELTLAEIKSKETELFQLYKTVSDNAGVNSFVLCDHHFSRLKQELENQFKIFAYFLEDILVGFYTLILNNNRLETYFLGYNKALQYKHQLYLNMLYDMASFAIENKYSAIIYARTAMEIKSSVGAKPRTMYIYMKHTNNLVANTLLKFIVKYLNPITVWQERHPFN